The following proteins are encoded in a genomic region of Cataglyphis hispanica isolate Lineage 1 chromosome 1, ULB_Chis1_1.0, whole genome shotgun sequence:
- the LOC126849093 gene encoding cyclin-Y encodes MGNKNSCCVYSSPQVGRKEIGPESATRNLEEHLPEGGISVNNLQHISEREPEDWDSDPSLHPCAGTIFMERSKQAIENGMVRKKSQHQIADTRPLKKSSSCSTIYLDDSTVSQPNLKNTVKCVALAVYYHIKNRTSQRQIDIFDEKLHPLTRDGVSEDYDKHNPEHKQIYKFIRTLFNAAQLTAECAIITLVYLERLLTYAEIDITPANWKRIVLGAILLASKVWDDQAVWNVDYCQILKDITVEDMNELERQFLEMLQFNINVPSSVYAKYYFDLRTLAEANELTFPSEPLSKEKAQKLEAMSRVYEDKVTAEALRTGIKKWSSLDNVCIGGPRRSIAILS; translated from the exons ATGGGGAACAAGAATAGCTGCTGCGTGTACTCCAGTCCGCAAGTCGGACGCAAGGAGATTGGGCCCGAGAGTGCTACGCGCAATCTGGAGGAACACTTGCCGGAGGGCGGGATCAGCGTTAATAATTTGCAACATATCAGTGAACGCGAGCCGGAAGACTGGGACTCCGATCCGTCATTGCATCCGTGCGCGGGAACTATTTTTATGGAACGTTCGAAACAGGCTATAGAAA acgGCATGGTGAGGAAAAAGAGCCAACATCAGATAGCGGATACAAGGCCTTTGAAAAAGAGTAGTAGCTGCAGTACAATATATCTAGATGACAGCACGGTTTCACAAcctaatttgaaaaatactgTCAAATGTGTTGCCTTAGCcgtttattatcatattaagaATAGAACTTCACAGCgacaaattgatatatttgatgaaaAGCTACACCCATTGACG agagaTGGTGTTTCAGAGGATTATGATAAACACAATCCAGAgcacaaacaaatatataaatttataaggaCTCTATTTAACGCCGCTCAGCTCACAGCTGAATGTGCCATCATAACACTGGTTTATCTTGAGCGCCTACTTACCTATGCAGAAATTGATATAACACCAGCTAATTGGAAACGGATAGTGTTAGGTGCTATTTTATTAGCATCTAAGGTTTGGGACGATCAAGCAGTATGGAATGTAGACTATTGTCAAATACTAAAAGATATTACAGTGGAAGAtat GAATGAATTAGAGAGACAATTTTTGGAGATGCTGCAATTCAACATAAATGTTCCTTCAAGTGTATATGCCAAATATTACTTTGATCTTCGTACACTTGCAGAAGCGAACGAATTAACATTCCCTAGCGAACCTCTTAGTAAAGAAAAGGCACAGAAGTTAGAAGCTATGTCTAGAGTTTACGAAGATAAGGTTACAGCTGAAGCTCTACGTACCGGTATTAAAAAATGGTCCAGCTTAGACAATGTATGCATAGGTGGACCTAGACGTAGCATTGCTATTTTatcctaa